In Bacteroidota bacterium, the DNA window ATAAACACGTCCTCGAAAAATTACCGCACATTACCGAAAGCCTACTGGGAAATATCCCACGAATCGAACCAGTACGGGATATTTTGAGATTCCAGCACACGCACTTTGATGGCACCAACAGCCCGGTGCGCAACGTCAGCGAAAGCAATATTCCGATAGGCGCAAGGTTGCTGAAGCTGGTATTGGACTTCGACCATCTTGTCAGCCAACTTGGCCGCGAGGATCTTGCCCTGAACAGCCTCGAGAAACGCAGCGGCTGGTACGACCCGGCGCTCATTTCCAGCTTCCAGGAAGTGTGTTACGCCCTCGGCAATATGATGGAGATCCGCGATGTGAAGGCCCATGCCGTTCAAATTGGGATGATCTTCTCTGAGGACCTGCGGGGTAGCAACGGGCAATTGCTTATTGCCCGCGGCCAGGAAGTCAACGACAGTATTCAGGCCCGCGTACAACATTGGTCCAATATGGGCATGATCAATGATGAGCTCGTCATGTTATTGCCATCTGAAAAATCAGATGAAACAGAGCAACACGCACTGGCAGCTTTTATGGCAGCTTGATGCTGTGTTATTTGCCGAGCAATTGACGCAGTCGCTGCTTGTTGTTGGCGTATCGCATGGCTGTATCAGGCGCAATTTTCCCCCGTCGCATGAGCAAATAAAGATCCTGCTCTAGCGTCATTTGCCCTTTCTTGTTGCCTTCCCACATCATCTGGTAGATCTCACTGAGGTTACCATTTTTGATGGCTGCCTGCACAGACGGCGTTACACAGAGTACTTCTTTGGCAAGGATCAATCCTCCGCCAATTTGGGGACATAGTTTTTGCGAAATCACACATCGTAACACATCCCCCAACCGATGCCGAACGCGCTCCTGTTCTTCAGCGGGATATTCTGCGATAATCCTGTCAATACTCTCAACAGCTGAACGCGTGTGTAAAGTAGAAAAGACGCGGTGCCCGGAGTCGGTAACCTCCAATGTTGCTGTAATTGTATCCGGATCGCGCATCTCTCCGATGACAATCATGTCAGGATCCTGACGGAGCGATTGAATCACGCCGGCTTTGAAAGATGAGACACCCGTCCCTACTTCGCGATGCCGGATAATGCATTTTTTAGACGCGTGGATATACTCAACCGGATTCCCAAGCACCACAATGTGGCCTTCCACGTGCCTGTTGTTGGCATCTATAATCGAATCCAGTGTGGTGCTTTTCCCTGATCCCGTTACCCCGGTTATAAGCGTGAGGCCATCTCGCATGTTGGAAAACAGCAGGCTTCGCGCCACGGTTGGATGAAAACCCAGGGAATCCAACGTACGCAACTCGCGCCGGATTGCCCGAATGCTTACCGCGAGGTTTAATTCATCAAAATAAATGGATACCCGAAAGCGCCGGCTCCCCCCCGCCCACTCGCCGCCGACCGTGATAGAAATATCGATCGCGTAGGTCTCCAGGAGTTGCGTGGCTTGTTCTGCCGTAAGCAAGCTGAGAATAAGGACGTCCATCACATCTACGTCGATCTGGCCTAACTCCTCGCATGGGGCCTTTCGTCCACTTGTGCGGTACCACACCCATCCATTTGCTGCCGGCCCGCCGGCATCAAGATCGCTTGCACCGAGGTGTACCATGTGTTGCGCCAACTGCTCCAGGTGGGCGCGCATGGCAACGCGCTGGTTTTGCTTAACGTCAGCAAGTGCCGTTGCAATGAAGGCCAATCGATCGCGGCCGCTATGGCTGGCTGGCAATGCAGCCAGTATTTCTCCACATGCTTTTGGCGGGCGTGGCAAAACACTGTGCGTTTGGACAGGCACAAGCTCGTGTCCGGGTTCATCTATAACGGCGAGACCATTGGTGCTAAGTGTGAGGGCAGTACTCATGGCTTTTCTGGTATTAGGACTAATCGTATTTCAGAAAAATGATAGCGGATGGGCAAATGATACCACTAGCTGTGGCCGGCAGGACCCGAGGCAGGGCGACGAGGCAATTCTAACCGTGTCAAGTAGACTTCTCCTAGCAGAGACGCAATGCGTTTACGATCTGCCTGTACCAATTCGTACTGCTTGCCGACGAGTTGGCGTACCAGTGCGTGGGTAGACTTTGCCGTTGGATCTGATGCGGCAAACTTCCACATCATGGAGACGCCAGGGTTTGAGGTACGCTTTACCGGCACCATGGCACCACGCAGCATCATTTGCCACTGGCTGTCAGAAAAGCAGGTGATAATGCGGTTGACAAACGCGCGTAGTTCACCCATATCGGTTGCGAGTGGCTTATAGTCGTAACAATCAGCTGCAATGCTCAGGAGCGCCTCGTAATCAACAGCGGGCTGCAGTGCAAGCCACCGCCACACAGGTGCCCTGCGCCCGGCGCGATACATTGTTCGGCGCCTTAGCCAGGCGTCAGCTACCTGTTTGTGGTTTACAATTTTCCGTGCAACGGCCTCCTCTACAACAGGATCAGGCAGCGCAGGCGGCTGCGTGGCAGGGAAACGGAATGGGCCTTCCGAATGGTTCTCAAACATGAAGTAGCACCAGGGATTGAATTTGTGCGGGGAATCCCTCAGCAGGTGCGAACCTCTTTCTGCTCCGGTAACCGGATTGGTGGTACACAACACATGACAACTCCCATGCCAACGCAAACCAAGTGACTCGCTCCCCCTCAATCCAGGCTGGTTTCGAGCTATTCAGTCGCTGCCTAATATCAGCATGAGAACAAAGCCGCGCGCTGGGACCCGGATTGATAAGTAGCAAGCAGGAAATAAAGGTGGAACCGACAAACCCGTTCGCATCGTACTAGCCTTGTCTGAGCAGGCTATTGAGTCCTGGTTACTGGTGCCTTCTTCCTGTGCCAGTAAAGACCCCTCTTATCATTTTAAACCCTTATCAGAGCGATACAATTTTATGAAAGCAACCTGGAATGGCGCAGTACTCGCTGAAAGTGACAATACTGTTGTTGTGGAAGGAAATCACTATTTCCCTCCGGAGGCAATTAACAAGGCTTATTTCCAGTCGAGTGACAACCAAACGACCTGTCCATGGAAAGGCCAGGCAAGCTACTATTCGGTTGTAGTAGACGGAGAGGAAAACAGAGATGCAGCCTGGTATTACCCGGCCCCGAGTGATGCAGCAAGTCAGATTAAGGACCATGTTGCTTTTTGGAAAGGGGTGGAAATCAGCCAGTAGGTAATTTCACTCACAAATTGTGGGGAATCCCCCTAAAGTCGGCACACTTTTGCCCGATATTCAGGCCATACCCTTTTCCCGGTTTATAAAGCCTGCCCTTTTGCGTCCAGCAGAGGGTAGGCTTTTTTGTTATAGCTATGCAATTGATCGAGCCGGTATTCCAACTTGATTCGAATAAGAAGATGCGTAAATTAGACCATCTAATATCAATCAATACGCCCTACAATGTCCCGAATCATAGCTCTATTGCTCGTTTTTCAGCTTTTTGCAAGTTGCAGTCAACAAGAAGCACCACCACCAGCAGATGCTTCAAAACCCAATTTCCTGTTTCTTTTTGCAGATGACCAGGCTTTTGATACCATTCAGGCCTTTGGGCATCCCCTTGTTCAGACGCCGAATCTCGACCGGCTTGTTCAAAGCGGGATGACATTCACGCATGCCTTCAATCAGGGATCCTGGAGTGGTGCGGTATGCGTGGTAAGCCGCGCCATGCTGAACTCCGGACGTTATATCTACCATGCACGAGATGACATCAACGACGAAGCTATTCCGTTGTGGGGAGAAACGTTCTACAACGCCGGCTACGAGACCTTCATGACGGGCAAATGGCACAATGGTGATGACACTGTGCTCCGTGGCTTCAACCAGGCGAAGAGCATCGGCAAAGGCATGTTCGAGACCAAAGACGGACCACAAGGCGCCGGCTACCGACGGCCAACACCAGACAATCAATCCTGGTCGCCCACCGATTCCACCCTCCTCGGCCACTGGTCACCCAACGTTAAAGACATCGAAGAAGGGGCTTTTGGCAAAACCATTTCAGACGAATACATCGTAAACGAGCACACGAGTACGCTGTATGCCAATCGTGCTATTGAGTTTATGGAAGACTGGACCGCCAGCTCTGATCAACCCTTTTTGATGTACGTGGCCTTTAATGCCCCCCACGACCCGCGCCAGGCACCGCAGGAATTTGTTGATATGTATCCGCTGGATGAAATTGAGTTGCCGGCGAATTACATGTCAGAGCATCCATTTGATCAGGGTGAAAGGTATACCCTGCGTGACGAAATTCTTGGGCCATTCCCCAGAACAGAAAATGCCATCAAGGTCCATATGCAGGAGTACTATGCCATCATCTCTCACATGGATTACGAGATTGGCCGCATCATGGAAAAACTGGAGGCGCTGGGTGAGGCTGATAACACCTATATCATTTTCACAGCCGACCATGGCCTGGCTGTAGGTGAACACGGTTTGCTCGGCAAGCAGAACCAGTATGAGCACAGTATCCGCGTCCCGCTCGTGCTTGCAGGCCCTGATATCGAAGGCGGCACAACCAGCGATGCGCTCGTGTATCTGCAAAGCATATACCCGACCACTTGCGACCTTGCGGGCATACCGACGCCAGCCACCGTTGAATTTAAAAGCCTGATGCCCCTAATCGAACAGCGTACCGAAAGCTCATACGACGCAATTTTTGGCTCTTACAAACATTTCCAGCGCATGGTGCGCACTAAAGATTTCAAACTCATTTTGTACCCGGAAGAAGACCAGGTGCAGCTGTTTGATATGCAAGCAGACCCGGATGAATTGAACAACCTTGCCGCAGAGGCCGCATACCAGGATACGATGGCTGCACTCTTTGGCAAATTACAAACCTTGCAAACAGAAGTAGGCGATACACTTACATTGGGAGGACTCTAAAAACCGCCGGCTCGAACCTGTTAATCGTTGAGCCCCATGTGTACCCAGGCTTTTAAATCGATGCCTTCCTGTAGCATCGCGTTTGCGTCATCCCAATAAGGGCGCAAGCGCGATGCGTTGGGCAGGGCTTCATACCAAAACGCTGCAGCCTTTTCGCCGGCCTCGTCAGAATCAAAGGCAATCAGCACCTTGCTGGCTTTCATCAATCGGAGCACCCAAGTGTAGCGCCGGCTTCCACCGGTTGACCCCGTTGCAACTGCGGCAATGCCAGCCACCTGCATAACAGAAAGTGCGTCAATTTCTCCTTCCACAAGAACCACAGGGGCGCCAGATACCACGTCATCTACATTGTACAGCCCATTACTCGAACCAGCTGGCCCAATATACCGGGGTGTCCCTGCAGGCCGGCGCACATTGAAACGCCAAATATCCGATTTGATCATCCAGGGAATGGTGATGCCACGGGGAATAAACACTTCTTGTTCACGATCCAGTCCCCACTTCTTTGCTGGCTCACGCCGATCTTCCGGATTGTAGCCCAGTGAGGCGACGTGCATCGTTTCATCGGTTAGTCCACGTGATATAAGCCATTTGCGGGCGCGCGCGCCTTTGTCTGACCAGAGGTTAGTTATAGAGGTCTCAGTAAGCGCCCAGGCACGCGACCGCCAGATTTTTGGAGGCGGTGCCAACGCTTTGCCATGCGGCTTATTCGAATGCTGCACAGGACTGAATCCGCTGCCTCCCAGCGTATCACGGGCTTCGGCGTAGCTAACGCCCCGCAATTCAGTCAGCAGGGTAATTGTATCGCCCGATCGGCCACACTGTCGGCACCAGAAGCGGCCACGGTCACCCGCGTTGGGCCATACTCGAAAACGATCTCGCCCACCGCACCACGGGCAGGGGCCGGCATGCTCACCACCATTGGTATGCGCTTTCCATCTAAGCTTCGTGGGGACGTAATCGAGAATGTTGTGCATGTCCGTTTTGATGGTGTATACCGCGTGTTGGTTGCATCAAGCGACTTCGCGTTGCACACCGTGCCAGTTGCAACAATCAACCATTGAATAATACACATAATTCAGACATATGTTTTTCAAAAAGAATGCCAGCCAACAAAAAACCCGGTGACCTTAGCCACCGGGTTAACATTCAAATACACTGTACAAGTGGTCAGATATACGTTACTACGTGCAGTATTGCTGATTACATGGACAACCCAACAGGTACCACGGGCGGTGCCAATTCGGTACGAATCATGGATGAAAGGTCAATTTTTGTGCTCGTACCAATCACAGTACCATCCGGTACAACAGCATCTTGGGGAATCACGATGATGCCATCTTTGATATAGTAGTTCGCGCCCTCTCCTTCTGTCACCCCATCGTGGTTGGCAAGCACAACGCCATTGCCTATGCTCGCATTCAGATCGATAATGGCATTTTCAATGTAGCAAGCTTCGCCAATGCCGGGGCGCGCAATGATACCGTCTCCGGCTGCGTACCGGTTTGTGCCGGCGCCCATAATGACAGCACTTTTGATGGTACTCCGTTTCCCTACATAGCTCCGGATACCAAGCACACTGTTGTAGATTTTACAATTGTTAAGCACACTACCTTCCCCGATATACGCATCCTGAATGTAAGACGCATGAATCTTTGGGGGTGCCAGCGCTTCTTTCTTTGTGTAAATAGGATTCCTGTGGTCATGAAAATCGATCATGGCATCCATCCTGGAAAGCGCTATATGGGCAGCATGGTAAGAACGAATGCTGCCTACATCACTCCAGTACCCGCGGAAGGGATAACTGACAACGTTGTGATTGGCAAGCGACTGCGGAATGATTTCTTTACCAAAGTCGGTCACAGCAGGATCTGCGGTAAGCAGGTCCTGGAGTACGTCGCGGTTGAATAAATAAATCCCTGTAGAGGCCAGAAAATGGCGTTCTTGCTGTTTCATTTCAGGATCCACATCACTTCTCAAGCCGGCCAGCTCTGCCTCGCCAGGTTTTTCGCGGAAATGGATAATTTTGTCATCAGCATCGGTGTGCATGATCCCGAAGCCCGTGGCTTCCTTTGCGGTCACAGGGGTTGTTGCCACTGTGATGTCTGCTTTTTGCGCGCGATGTTGGGCATAAAGCTTGGCAAAATCCATTTGGTACAGCTGGTCGCCGGCAAGAATCAGTACGTGGCTGTACTGGTGTTGATTAAGATGGTGCAGCACCTGGCGCACGGCATCTGCAGTACCCTGAAACCAGTTGGGAGACTGGTAGGTCTGCTCAGCGGCAAGCACCGACACAAAGCCGCTGCCAAATCCATCGCGTTGATAGGT includes these proteins:
- a CDS encoding ATPase, T2SS/T4P/T4SS family, which codes for MSTALTLSTNGLAVIDEPGHELVPVQTHSVLPRPPKACGEILAALPASHSGRDRLAFIATALADVKQNQRVAMRAHLEQLAQHMVHLGASDLDAGGPAANGWVWYRTSGRKAPCEELGQIDVDVMDVLILSLLTAEQATQLLETYAIDISITVGGEWAGGSRRFRVSIYFDELNLAVSIRAIRRELRTLDSLGFHPTVARSLLFSNMRDGLTLITGVTGSGKSTTLDSIIDANNRHVEGHIVVLGNPVEYIHASKKCIIRHREVGTGVSSFKAGVIQSLRQDPDMIVIGEMRDPDTITATLEVTDSGHRVFSTLHTRSAVESIDRIIAEYPAEEQERVRHRLGDVLRCVISQKLCPQIGGGLILAKEVLCVTPSVQAAIKNGNLSEIYQMMWEGNKKGQMTLEQDLYLLMRRGKIAPDTAMRYANNKQRLRQLLGK
- a CDS encoding DUF427 domain-containing protein gives rise to the protein MKATWNGAVLAESDNTVVVEGNHYFPPEAINKAYFQSSDNQTTCPWKGQASYYSVVVDGEENRDAAWYYPAPSDAASQIKDHVAFWKGVEISQ
- a CDS encoding sulfatase-like hydrolase/transferase; the encoded protein is MSRIIALLLVFQLFASCSQQEAPPPADASKPNFLFLFADDQAFDTIQAFGHPLVQTPNLDRLVQSGMTFTHAFNQGSWSGAVCVVSRAMLNSGRYIYHARDDINDEAIPLWGETFYNAGYETFMTGKWHNGDDTVLRGFNQAKSIGKGMFETKDGPQGAGYRRPTPDNQSWSPTDSTLLGHWSPNVKDIEEGAFGKTISDEYIVNEHTSTLYANRAIEFMEDWTASSDQPFLMYVAFNAPHDPRQAPQEFVDMYPLDEIELPANYMSEHPFDQGERYTLRDEILGPFPRTENAIKVHMQEYYAIISHMDYEIGRIMEKLEALGEADNTYIIFTADHGLAVGEHGLLGKQNQYEHSIRVPLVLAGPDIEGGTTSDALVYLQSIYPTTCDLAGIPTPATVEFKSLMPLIEQRTESSYDAIFGSYKHFQRMVRTKDFKLILYPEEDQVQLFDMQADPDELNNLAAEAAYQDTMAALFGKLQTLQTEVGDTLTLGGL
- a CDS encoding toprim domain-containing protein yields the protein MHNILDYVPTKLRWKAHTNGGEHAGPCPWCGGRDRFRVWPNAGDRGRFWCRQCGRSGDTITLLTELRGVSYAEARDTLGGSGFSPVQHSNKPHGKALAPPPKIWRSRAWALTETSITNLWSDKGARARKWLISRGLTDETMHVASLGYNPEDRREPAKKWGLDREQEVFIPRGITIPWMIKSDIWRFNVRRPAGTPRYIGPAGSSNGLYNVDDVVSGAPVVLVEGEIDALSVMQVAGIAAVATGSTGGSRRYTWVLRLMKASKVLIAFDSDEAGEKAAAFWYEALPNASRLRPYWDDANAMLQEGIDLKAWVHMGLND
- a CDS encoding glucose-1-phosphate adenylyltransferase, encoding MDSILAVVLCGGAGTRLFPLTEWRSKPAVPLLGKYRLVDIPISNCLNSGLDRIFVLTQFNSAGLNQHVTDTYQRDGFGSGFVSVLAAEQTYQSPNWFQGTADAVRQVLHHLNQHQYSHVLILAGDQLYQMDFAKLYAQHRAQKADITVATTPVTAKEATGFGIMHTDADDKIIHFREKPGEAELAGLRSDVDPEMKQQERHFLASTGIYLFNRDVLQDLLTADPAVTDFGKEIIPQSLANHNVVSYPFRGYWSDVGSIRSYHAAHIALSRMDAMIDFHDHRNPIYTKKEALAPPKIHASYIQDAYIGEGSVLNNCKIYNSVLGIRSYVGKRSTIKSAVIMGAGTNRYAAGDGIIARPGIGEACYIENAIIDLNASIGNGVVLANHDGVTEGEGANYYIKDGIIVIPQDAVVPDGTVIGTSTKIDLSSMIRTELAPPVVPVGLSM